From the genome of Bradyrhizobium sp. ORS 278:
ATACATCACGCAGACGCGGTCGCAATTCTCCGCGACGACGCCGAGATCGTGGCTGATCAGCACCATCGCCATGTTGAATTCGAGGCGCACGGCGGCCAGGAGATCGAGGATCTGAGCCTGGATGGTCGCATCGAGCGCGGTGGTCGGCTCATCGGCAATCAACAGATCAGGCTGCCCGGCAAGCGCCATCGCGATCATGATGCGCTGGACCTGCCCACCGGAGAATTCGTGCGGATAGGCTGACAAGCGCCTGTTCGCGTCGGGAATGCCAACGAGATCCAGCAGCCGCAGCGCCTCGACCCGTGCGGCCTCGCCGCGCAGGCCGCGATGCAGCGCGAGGCTTTCACACAACTGGCGCCGGATGGTCAGCACGGGATTGAGCGCGCTGGCAGGATCCTGGAAGATCATCGCGATGCGCCGGCCGCGCACCTGGTCGAGCACCTTGCCATCGGCGCCGATCAGTTCGCGCCCATCCAGCGTGGCGGAGCCCGTGACCCTCGCCTTGGCGGGCAACAGCCCGAGCGCCGCGAGCCAGGTCACCGACTTGCCGGATCCCGACTCGCCGACGAGGCCGACGGCCTCGCCCTTGGCGATGTCGAGATCGATGCCATGCAGCACTTGTGTGCCGTCGAAGGCGACCTTCAAGCCGGAGATGCTGACCAGCGGCGCCACGGCGTCACGCTCCGTAATTGCCGCTGCGGAAGTCCATCGCGAAGGCCGGCGAGGCCTTCCACTTGATCGACTTCGGCTTCGCCGTGAAGGTCGCGTTCTGGTGCAGCACGGTGTAGGCCGGGTCCTCGCGCTCGGCGATCTCCAGCATGCGGCCGAACGCCTTCTTGCGCGCGGCGCGGTCCGTCGACGTCTCCAGGAACTCCGACAGCTTGTTCAACTCGGCATTGGTGTATTCGCCGACCTGCTGCTGCTGGCCGTTGGGGCCGTGCTGGGCGACCAGCGACGACACCGGATCGTTGAACGCCGCCGAGTTCGACCAGTCGCGCACCGCGCGGGTGGGGGCGCGCTCCAGGATCTGCGACCAGTTCTCCTTGGTCTCGATCTGGACGTTGAGGCCGACCGCCTGCCACATCTCGACCAGCACCTGGGCGGTCGCGACCTGATTGGTGTAGTAGTTGTTGAGCAGGCGGTAGGGGATCGGATCGCCCTTGTAGCCGGCCTGCTTCAAAAGATCCTGCGCCAGCTTCGGGTCGAACGCCGGCACGCTCCAGTCGGCGATGAACATGTCGCCGTAGAACTCCCACTGCAGACCCTTCGGCACGCGGGTGCGGCCGGCCCACAGGCTGTCGACGATCGCCTGGCGGTCGATCGCATGGGTGAAGGCGCGCCTCACCAGGGGATTGGCGAGCTGCGGATGGTTCTTGTCGAACACGGTCAGGCGGTGATTGAGGATGGTGCCGCCCTGGACCTCGAACGCCGAATTCTTCTCGATGCCGGCGATCTGGTCCGGCGGGATGTCGCAGGCGAATTGATACTCACCGGACAAGAGACCGTTGATGCGGCTCGCGACCTCCGGCACCTCGACGAAGCGGATCCGCTTCAGCGGCGGGCGGCCGCCCCAATATTCGTCATGCGCTTCGAGCGTCAGCGACACGTCCGGCTTGAACTCGACGATCTTGTAGGGGCCCGTGGTGATCGGCTTGCGCGCCCAGTCGAGATAGCTCGCGGCCTCTTCCCAGCCGCGCCGGCTCATAATGTCGGAGCCGTAGCGCATCAGGCGGCCTTCGATGGTCACGTCAGGCGTCGCGTTGACGAAGCGCACGGTGTATTTGTCGACCGCGTCGACGCGGACGAGATCCGGCCACATCCGGCGGGCGACGCCGATGACGTCCGGCGGCAGCTCCTTGCCAGGGCGCGGCGTCGGGATCTTCTCGAACGCCTTGATGGTGGTGCGGCTCTTGGCCTCGCTGTCGCCGAACATGCGCTCGCGACTGAACGAGAACACGACGTCCTCCGACGTCATTTCGTCGCCATTGTGGAACTTGACGCCCTGGCGCAGCTTCAATTCGACGGTCTGGTCGTCGATGCGCTTCCACTCGGTGGCGAGCCCGGGCACGGCTTCGAGATTGCCGCGGAAGTTCTTCGAGATCAGGCTTTCCCACAGCGAGGAGTAGAACACGCGCTCGCCGACATTGGACTGCTCGCGCAGCACGTCGAGCACGTTGGAGTTGGTCACCTTCTGCACGGCGATGGTGACCGAGGGACGGTTGTCGCTCTGCGCGATCGACACGCGCGGCAGGATGAAGCTGCCGCCGATGGCGGCGCCGGCGCCGAGCAGGCTGCGACGGGTGAGCTTGGTCATGGCAATCTCTCGTGAGGTTGTCAGGAAATGAAAGGCGTTGGTTATTGCGCGAGCTCGAGCGAGGCGAGGTACGCCGCGCCGGCCTTGACGTGATCGTGGTTGCGCAGCTCGAGGATCAGACGCGGATTGGAGGTGAGCTTCGCGAGCGCGCGGAACACGGCGACCCAGCGGATGTTGCCTTCGCCCGGCGCCCAATGGCGATCGGCGTAGCCGTCGGTGTCCTGCAGATGCACATGCGCCAGCATGTCGCCGGCGGCATCGACGTAGTAGTCGACCGGCGGTGCGCCGGTGGAATGATGCGCGTAGTTGGCGTGGCCGGTGTCGAGCGACACGCGCACCTTGCTGCTGCCGAGCGCCTTCGCCAATCCGACGCGATCCAGCGGATTCTTGTCCTCGATGTTTTCGATCACGAGCTCGCAATTGGCCTGCTCGGCGGAGGCGATCACATCCGACAGCGTCGCGCGGACGCGCTCGATCAACCCCTCGCGATTGTCGGGCAGCATGTCGATATTGTTGTAGTCCCAGGTCGTGTAGGGCGAGTGGATCACCATCTGCGTTGCGCCGAGGAACTCTGCGACCTCGAGGCCCTGCAGCAGCCGCTTGGTGACCGCGCGGCGGATCATCGGGTCGTGGCTGGCGATGGTGAAGCCCCAGAACGGGCCATGGATGCCGAGCCGGCCGGTGTGCCCGTCCAGCATCGACTTGATCTCCTTGGCGGTGCCGCGCCAGTCGCTGTCGAGCAGGTCGGCGCGGAAGAAGTCCTGGATCTCGAGATCACGCTGGCGCTCAAGCAGCCAGTCGGTGTGCGCAGGAATCGATTTGACGGAGAGGGCGGCGCCCAGGACGGGCAGCGTGGCGGACATCGGTGAGATCCCTTCTTGAGACCTCGCGAGCGCTAGCGGAATTCGATGACGCCCCCATGAAGGGCTGTGGATGAAAGCCTCGACATCTTGTGTGGCTGTGCCTTTGGCGGTGCGCAGGCCTCTATCCCTGGGGTAGATGATCGCTTCCGGCATCTACTTGACGTAGGCGCCGGAATTGCAACAATGCGGCAAAATGGGGGATGCATGATGACGGTGCGGAGGGCGTTCTTGGTGGCGATGATGTCGGCCCTGGCGCTGATGTCGGCCGCATTGATCAAGGCCGCACAGGCGAAGGGCCCTTTCGGCACGATTTCGGTCGCTGGCTGGTCGGGCGGCGCGTACACCGATGACAACACCGGCAAGTTCTCGAGCTGTATCGCGTCGGCCAGCTACAAGAGCGGGATCAATTTCGGCGTGCTCGCGCTCGGCGCTGTCGCATCCGGCCATTCTGGGCGGCGGCGACCGGCCTGTGTGGCTCACCGCAGGCGGTGTCGCCTGGAAGGCCGACAACGCCACGGGCTTCGTCCGCATCGTCCCGCCGCAGCGCAATGTCGATGGCCTCGAGGTCGCCGCCACGATCATCGGCAACGACGCGCGCGACTGCAAAGGCAAGTTCATCTCGGCGCGCAACAGCGAACTGGTCGACAGCGCCGTCGTGTTTCGCGGCATGTCGTCGTGCGAGGACAGCGAGAAGTCCGATGTCGCCGAATACTTCATCTTCCCGCGCAAGGCCGGCGGCTTCGTGCTGTTCTCGGTCGTCACGCCGACGACGCCGGTCGGTCATGGCGGTGGTCAGCAGTTGCAGACGCGCGAGGAGGCGAACGCCAACTTCCGCAAGGCGGCGTTCACGTCCATTGCGAAATAGGCCGCGCCAAGCGGGCGGCCTTCGCCTCAGCCGCGCGCCCGCTTCGGCCGCCTGATGGCCCGCACCGTGGCGCTGCCGCCGCCGCCGCAATACAGCGTCTCGCCGCCATCGGATTCCATGCCAGAGACGCCGGCGCCGGCAGGCATGTCGAGCTGATCGAGCACCTCGCCCGTGGCGGGATCGATATGCCTGATGTCGCTGACGTCGTCCTCCCAGGTGCCATGCCAAAGTTCGCCATCCACCCACGTCACGCCGGTGACGAAGCGCGTGCAGGGGATGCTGCGCAGGATCTGCCCCGTCGCCGGATCGATCTGGTGAATCTTGCGATCGCGATAGGCGCCGACCCACAGCGACCCCTCCGCCCACGCAAGCCCTGAATCGCCGCCGCCGGAGGGCGCGGGGATCGTCGCGAGCACCCGTCCGTTGTCCGGGTCCACCTTGTGAATGCGATCCTCGGCGATCTGATAGAGATGCCGGCCATCGAAGGCCGTTCCGGCATGCGATGGTACATCGAGCGATTTGCGTACCGTGCCATCGGCTGGATCGAACGCCTTGATGCTGCCACCGGTCGCGATCCAGACCTGTTCGCCATCATAACTGACGCCGTTGACGCGCTCGGCGCCGTCGAACGGGCCGTATTCGCGAATGATCTCTGCCTGTGCTCTTGCCATGTGATGATCCATCCATTGCTGACGGTGGCACGCTAGTCGAGCGACGACCAGGCCGGGAGTAACAAGCTGGTCGCGAATGCCGGCACCACCGGGCAGGTCCAGCGCTGGGCGCGGCCGTGACCAAACGATTGGACCTTGCCTGACAAAGCGAGAGCGTCGAGCGCGCGCTGCACCGTGCGCTGGCTGGCGCCGAGCGCCAGCGCAAGGCCGGAGCTCGACCATGCCTCGCCGTCGGCGAGGCAGGCCAGCACCGGAGCGTTCTCGTCCTCGCTCGGCTGCGCCAGCACGACGACATCGCGGCCTTCGCAAGCGGCCATGGCAAAGCCGTCACGCGTGGCATTGATCTCCGCCATGCCCTTCAAGAGCTGACGCAGGCGCCCGATCTCGACGCGCAAGCGCGCGCGATGCGACTCGTCGGCCTCCTTGCCGCGGAATGCCGCGGTGATCAGCTCCGACCGCGAGACATCATCGGGCGTCACCGCCAGCCTGCGGGCAAGCGCAAACAAGACCGGACGCCGCGCCAGCGGTACGATGCGGTCGCCTTGCCGCACCGCGAGCCGGCAGGCATCGATGATCAGGCTGTCCGATCGGAACAGCGCCTCGACCTCGTCGAGCCGCAGCAGCCGCTCGTTCCGGACCTGGATCAGGCGCGCGGCCGGCGCGGACAGCGTTGCAGCGAGCCGCTCCACCTCGGCATGCAGCTCCGGACTGTGCGTCTGCCGCGCCGTGCGCGCGGCGCGCTCCAGCGCGGCTTGCGCGGTCCTGATCTGCAGGCGGCGCAGGGCCAAGCCGGCGACGATCAGCTCGTAGATCGTGCGCGCCGCCGGATGCAAAGGGGACGGATCGAGATCGGCCAAGCCGCGTTCGGCCGCATCGAGATGACCAATGAGGACCATCCGCCGGATTTCGAGGCTCCGCGCATAGGCGGCATTGGTGCGGTCGCCGTGCTGCTCCAGGATGTCACGCGCTTCAGCCAGTGCCTTCGTCGGCCACGACAGCTCACGCGCCGCGAGCGCGATCTCGGCTTCTGCAACGGCGCAGCGGGCGCGCGCCATCGCCGCCTTCGGACCGAAGCTGCGCGCCGCGCGCCGCAGCAGCGCCTTCGCGCGCGCAAAGTCGCCCAGCCGCGCCATCGCAATGCCCCGCACGGCGAGCGCCGGCGGATCGTCGCGCAATGCAACGCGATTCAGCGCGCCGAGCGGATCACCCGCGGCGAGCGCCTGCGCCGCCGCGGAGATCAGCGAGTCCATGCAAATCCCGCCACACTTGTCACTCCCGGCTCCTCCCGCTGCGATCCTAGTCTCAGATGCGGTCAACACGCAAAGGAGACGGACATGACCATGCATCTCACGGGAACTCGCGAAGACTGGCTCAAGGCACGGCTCGACCTGCTGCAAGCCGAAAAGGACTACACGCGCCTCGGCGACGATCTGGCGCAGCGTCGGCAGGCGCTGCCATGGGTGCGCGTCGACAAGGACTATCGTTTCGACACCGACGATGGGCCCGCGACGCTGTCCGATCTCTTCAAAGGCCGCTCGCAGCTGCTCGTCTACCACTTCATGTTCGGGCCCGACTTCCAGGCCGGCTGCCCGTCCTGCTCGATGATCGCCGATGGCTTCAACGGCTTCCAGGTCCATCTCGCCAACCACGACGTGATGCTGTGGGCCGTCTCGCGCGCGCCGCTGGCGAAGCTGAAGGCCTACAAGAGCCGCATGGGCTGGAGCTTCCCGTGGGCCTCCTCGGCCAGCAGCGACTTCAACTTCGACTTCGACGTGGCGATCACCGAGGAGCAGCAGCGCCTGGGGGGCACCGCGTACAACTACCGTGCCAGCCCGCCGATGGGAGCATCGGATGTGCCGGCCATGGTGTCCGAGATCGCCGCGACCGCAGGCACCGACGGGGCGACCTTCATGCGTGATCGGCCGGGCATGAGTGCGTTCATCGTCGAGGACGGCGTCGTCTATCACACCTATTCGGCTTACGCGCGCGGCCTCGATGGCCTGTGGGGCGCCTATCAATGGCTCGACCGCGCGCCGAAGGGCCGCAACGAGCAGGGCGTGTGGTGGCGCCGCCGCGACGAATACGTCGCGCGCTGAGAGCGTGGAGTGAGCCATGGCGTTCTTTCTCCGCAGGCGGCGTGTGATGCCGGAGCTCGCCGAAGCCCTGCGCCTCGCCGCGACGCCGACCTTCGCGCTGATGGCGGTGCTGAACGCCATGGCCAGGGATGGCCGAGCAGACGTGATCTGCTCGGCCATGCCGGCGGGGGCTCCGCTCAGCGACATGACCGTGATGTATCTACTGATGAGTGTGTTTCATCTGGCGCCGTGGTTGAAGCGGATGCGGCGGAGCGATCCAAGGACACGGGAGACGTTGGGGCAAGGGCGGCAGCATGGCAGTTAGTTGCCGACGAGCCAAACTTGCGGAGAGAGACCCCTCACCCAAGCGAGTTCGCGGACGGGCCGCCGATGCCCTCTCCCACAAGGGGAGAGGGCGCTGTATCGCGCAGTCTTGTTGCTGCGCTATGCAGGCGCGGCCTATGATTGAGGGAGCGCGATGGCTGTTATTGCGCCCTCTCCCCTTGTGGGAGAGGGCATGTAGGACAGAGCGGCAGGCGCGCTTGGGTGAGGGGTATGTCTCCGCATCATTGGCTGTCGAGAGAGCATTCCGCTGAACCGACACCCAGCCAACAGCGCGCGTTACGCCTCCGCCGCCACCTTCAGCGCCTCTGCCCGAATCTCCTCCACCAGGCGCTCCTTCAGTGCGACGAACTCCGGCGAGGTCTTGATCTTGTACGACCGCGGATGCGGCAGGTCGATCTTGATGTCGGCCTTGATGCGGCCGGGGCGGGCGCTCATCACCAGCACGCGGCTGCCGAGGAAGATCGCCTCCTCGATGTCGTGGGTGACGAACAGCACCGTCTTCTGGTCGCGCTCCCAGATGCCGAGCAGCATCTCCTGCATCAGCACGCGGGTCTGGTTGTCGAGTGCGCCGAACGGCTCGTCGAGCAGCAGGATTTTCGGATCATTGGCGAGCGCGCGCGCGATCGCGCAGCGCTGCTGCATGCCGCCGGAGAGCTGCTTCGGCCAGTGGTTCTCGAAGCCCTTCAGGCCGATCTGCTGGATGAAGCGGTCGGCGACAGCGTTGCGCTTGTCCTCCGGCACCCCGCGCTCGCGCAGGCCGAAGGCGATGTTTTCGCGCACCGTCAGCCAGGGAAACAGCGTGTAGGACTGGAACACCATGCCGCGGTCGGCGCCGGGTCCTCTGACCTCGCTTCCGTCGAGCAGCACCTGGCCGCTGGTCGGATGGTCGAGCCCGGCGACGATGCGCAGCAAAGTCGACTTGCCGCAGCCGGATGGGCCAAGGATGGTGACGAAGTCGTTGTTGCCAATGGTGAGCGCGACCGGCTCCAGCGCCCGCGTCGGCGCGTGGCCCTGGCGGGCCGGGAAAATGCGGGTGACCTGATCGATGACGAGCGTGGTCATGCGAGCTTCCACGGGAACAGCCAGGCGTTGAAGGCCTTGAACAGGAAATCCGAGATCAGCCCGATCAGGCCGATGATGATAATGCCGAAGATGATCTGCCCGGTGTTGAGCAGCGCCTGGCTGTCGGTGATCATGTGGCCGATGCCGGAGGAGGAGCCGATCAGCTCGGCGACGATGACATAGGTCCAGGCCCAGCCGAGCACGAGCCGCAGCACCTCGGCGATATCGGGCGCAGCCGATGGCAGCAGTACGCGGGCGATGATGCCGCGGTCGCTGGCGCCGAGCGTATAGGCGGCTTCGACGAGGTCGCGCCGCGTGTTGCCGACGGTCACCGTGATCATCAGGATGATCTGGAACACCGAGCCGATGAAGATGATCAGCAGCTTCTGCAGCTCGCCGATGCCGGCCCACAGGATGAGCAAGGGGATGAAGGCGGAGGCAGGCAGGTAGCGCGCGAAGGAGACGAACGGCTCAAGGAACGCCTCGACCGGCTTGTACGCGCCCATCAAGAGGCCGAGCGGCACGGCGATCGCAGCCGCGAGCACGAACCCGCCGACCACGCGCCAGACGGTCATGCCGATGTCGTAGAGGAAGCCGAATTTGACCAGCAGGTCCCAGCCCTCGCGCAGCATCGTCAGCGGATCGGCGAGGAAGGTCTTCGACACATAGCCGCCGAACGTCGCCAGCGACCACGCGACGACGAAAAGCACGAAGAAGGCGAGGCCGAGCGCTGTTCTTGATCGGGCGCTGACGGGATCGAGAGGTCGGATCACGGAGCAGGCTTTCGTGGAGTGGTGCGGGCGGTTCGAGGAGACAGCTTCTGAGCAGATGGACGTCGTCTTTGGGCAGAACGTATCATCACCGTCATTGCCAGGAGCCAACGGGTCCGCGCAAAGCGCGGCCCGATGACAGGCTCCGCGACGAAGCGATCCGGAGCCGCATACTGAGCCCTGGATTGCTTCGCTCGCAATGACGAATCTACAAAGAGCAAGCTTCGCGGCTACTTGATGAAGCTCGCATCATACAGATCCTCGACGTTCGGAATCTGCTTGATGATGCCGACTTCGAGCAGGAGATCGGCCGCGTCCTTGTTGAACGTCTTGAACTCGGTCTCGAAGAACTTCTGGCTGGCCGCCTTGTCCTGCCAGCGCAGGTACTTGGCCGAGTTGCCGAACTGCTCGCCAGTCTGCTTGACGTCGGCGCCCATGATCTCATAGGCCTTGGCCTGATCCTTGCCGATCAAGTCGAGCGCCTCGTAATAGCTGTCGGCGAGCGCCTTGGCGGCCTTGGGGTTTTCGGTCAGGAATTTCGGCGTGCAGCCGAACGTATCCATCACCATCGGATAATCGAGCGTGGTGGCGATGATCTTGCCCTTGTCCGGCGCGGCGCGCACCGTCGACAGATATGGCTCGTAGGTCATCGCCGCATCGTTCTGGCCGGAGACGAAGGCCTGCGCGGCAGCGGCCGGCTCCAGGTTCACGATGGTGACGTCCTTCACCGTGAGGCCGTTCTTCTTCAGCATCCAGGCCAGCCCGAAATAGGGGGAGGTGCCCGGCGCGGAGGCCGCGACCGTCTTGCCCTTCAGATCCTTGATCGAGGCGATGTCGTTGCGCACGGCCATGCCGTCGGCGCCATAGCTCTTGTCGAGCTGGAAGATCTGCTTGGTGGCGACGCCGTTGGCGTTCCAGGAAATCCAGGTCTCGACCGTGGTCGCCGCGCATTGCACGTCGCCAGCGGCGATCGCGAGGTGGCGGTCCTTCTGCGGGATCTTCTTGATGGTGACGTCGAGGCCGTTCTTCTTGAAGATGCCGGCCTCCTTTGCGAGCGTCAGCGGCGCGAAGCCGGTCCAGCCGGAAATGCCGATGCCCACTTTGACATCGTCGGCAAACGCCGAGGTGGAGGCCAGCAGCGCGGCCGTTAGTGCAAGAAGCCCGAATTTGCGCATCGTCATCGTCCTTTGCTGTTGAAGAAAACCATTCGTGCGGGTCGCAGCCCGCGAGGACTGCGACGGCCACATGTCTCTGCAAGCGCTGCCCACCTGCTTGCAAATCTCGTGCTCGGCCGCGTCCACGCGCATGTCATTCGCTGCCCCTGAACCGCGCGACGAGGCGATGCTGCTCACCGGGATAGACCAGCCTGACAGCCGTCAGCGGTCGGCCTTGCCGCCAGGTATGGCGCTCGATGACGAGGCACGGCGCGCCCGTCTCGATGTCGAGGCTGGTTGCGATCGCCTCATCGGCGACGATGGCGCTGATCGCATGCTCGGCCTCGGTCCAGGGCACGTGATGCAGCAGCCATGAGCCCGGCGGATCGATCTTGAAATTCGCTTTCGCCGCATCCGGCACGGCATCGAGATCAATCAAACGGTCTTCGATCGCGAACGGCAGGCCGTCGGCGCTGTGGCGGCAACGGATCGCGATCACCTTGCACGGCGTCTTGACACCAAGGCGCTCGCGATCGGCCGCGTTGGCGGTGCGCCGCGCTGATGCGATCAACTCATAGCCATAGGCGCGGCCGAGCGCGCCGATCTCGGCGCGGATGTCCGGAATCTTCAGCACCGCCGACAGGAATTGCGGCCGCCGCACGAAGGTGCCGGCGCGGCGCCGCCGCTCGATCAGATCGGCCTGCGCAAGCTCGGACAGCGCCTTGTTCACGGTCATGCGCGAGCAGCCATAGTGCTCCATGATCTCGTGCTCGAACGGGATGCGATGGCCGGGCGGCCATTCGCCCGTGAGGATGCGGCGCTCGATGTCCTGCCGGATCGTCTTGTAGAGCGTGCTCGGCTTGGCGCGATCCTCCGCGAGGCTCATGCGAGCAGCCTCCGCACCGCCGTGTTGAAGCCGCGCCGCGCCGCTTCGCGCGATCGGTGCTGGCCCCCCTGGACGAGTTTCGCGCCCCCGGCCCAGACGCAGTCGATGGCATCGTGCGACGTCGCGAAGATCCAGCCGTCGAGCAGCGCATCCTGCGTCCGCCCCGCGAGCGACGGATGTGACAGATCGAGCGTGACGATATCGGCGCGCGCGCCAGTCTGCAGCCCGGCGACGGATTGCGTCAGCGCCTGTACGCCGCCGGCAAGAGCGGCATCGAACAGCGTGCGGCCCGTTGACGCATCCGGGCCTGACGTCAGCACGTTGCGCTCGCGATGCGTCAGCCGCTGGCCGTATTCGAGCTGGCGCAACTCATCGGTCACGCCGACGAGCACGTTCGAGTCGGTGCCGATGCCGATCCGCCCGCTGGCGCGCAGATAGTCGCGTGCCGGGAAGATGCCGTCGCCGAGGCTCGCTTCGGTGACTGGACACAGGCCGGCCGTCGCGCCGCTCTTCGCGAGCGCCGCCGTTTCGTCCGCAGTCATATGCGTCGCGTGGATCAGGCACCAACGATCATTGAGGTCGTGATGGTCGAGCAGCCATTGCACCGGACGCCGGCTCGACCAGGCGAGGCAATCCTCGACCTCCTTGACCTGCTCGGCGGCGTGAATGTGAATCGGGCCGCCGTCAGCGAGCGCCAGCAAGGCATTCAACTCATCTGGCGCCACGGCGCGCAGGCTGTGTGGCGCGATGCCGAGATTGGCGCCGCGGAGGAAGCTGATTGCCTTGCGCGAGGCCGTCAGCAGCTTTTCGAACCGATCGACGTCGCAGATGAAGCGCCGCTGGCCATCATGCGCCGCCGCGCCGCCGAAGCCACCATGCGCGTAGAAGCTCGGCAGCAGGGTCAGGCCGATGCCGGAGGTCTGCGCGGCCGCGGCGATGCGCACCGCCATCTCGGCGACATCGGCATAAGGCGTGCCGTCG
Proteins encoded in this window:
- the hutC gene encoding histidine utilization repressor; the protein is MSLAEDRAKPSTLYKTIRQDIERRILTGEWPPGHRIPFEHEIMEHYGCSRMTVNKALSELAQADLIERRRRAGTFVRRPQFLSAVLKIPDIRAEIGALGRAYGYELIASARRTANAADRERLGVKTPCKVIAIRCRHSADGLPFAIEDRLIDLDAVPDAAKANFKIDPPGSWLLHHVPWTEAEHAISAIVADEAIATSLDIETGAPCLVIERHTWRQGRPLTAVRLVYPGEQHRLVARFRGSE
- a CDS encoding sugar phosphate isomerase/epimerase, whose amino-acid sequence is MSATLPVLGAALSVKSIPAHTDWLLERQRDLEIQDFFRADLLDSDWRGTAKEIKSMLDGHTGRLGIHGPFWGFTIASHDPMIRRAVTKRLLQGLEVAEFLGATQMVIHSPYTTWDYNNIDMLPDNREGLIERVRATLSDVIASAEQANCELVIENIEDKNPLDRVGLAKALGSSKVRVSLDTGHANYAHHSTGAPPVDYYVDAAGDMLAHVHLQDTDGYADRHWAPGEGNIRWVAVFRALAKLTSNPRLILELRNHDHVKAGAAYLASLELAQ
- a CDS encoding DUF899 domain-containing protein: MTMHLTGTREDWLKARLDLLQAEKDYTRLGDDLAQRRQALPWVRVDKDYRFDTDDGPATLSDLFKGRSQLLVYHFMFGPDFQAGCPSCSMIADGFNGFQVHLANHDVMLWAVSRAPLAKLKAYKSRMGWSFPWASSASSDFNFDFDVAITEEQQRLGGTAYNYRASPPMGASDVPAMVSEIAATAGTDGATFMRDRPGMSAFIVEDGVVYHTYSAYARGLDGLWGAYQWLDRAPKGRNEQGVWWRRRDEYVAR
- a CDS encoding ABC transporter ATP-binding protein; this translates as MAPLVSISGLKVAFDGTQVLHGIDLDIAKGEAVGLVGESGSGKSVTWLAALGLLPAKARVTGSATLDGRELIGADGKVLDQVRGRRIAMIFQDPASALNPVLTIRRQLCESLALHRGLRGEAARVEALRLLDLVGIPDANRRLSAYPHEFSGGQVQRIMIAMALAGQPDLLIADEPTTALDATIQAQILDLLAAVRLEFNMAMVLISHDLGVVAENCDRVCVMYAGRIVERAPATRLFDDPWHPYAQGLIGALPPLDGARKRLQAIPGTVPDPRALPSGCAFAPRCAHVADGCHASVPPLAPIELDRAVACLRPQRLPVELAAE
- a CDS encoding ABC transporter permease, which translates into the protein MRPLDPVSARSRTALGLAFFVLFVVAWSLATFGGYVSKTFLADPLTMLREGWDLLVKFGFLYDIGMTVWRVVGGFVLAAAIAVPLGLLMGAYKPVEAFLEPFVSFARYLPASAFIPLLILWAGIGELQKLLIIFIGSVFQIILMITVTVGNTRRDLVEAAYTLGASDRGIIARVLLPSAAPDIAEVLRLVLGWAWTYVIVAELIGSSSGIGHMITDSQALLNTGQIIFGIIIIGLIGLISDFLFKAFNAWLFPWKLA
- a CDS encoding ABC transporter ATP-binding protein → MTTLVIDQVTRIFPARQGHAPTRALEPVALTIGNNDFVTILGPSGCGKSTLLRIVAGLDHPTSGQVLLDGSEVRGPGADRGMVFQSYTLFPWLTVRENIAFGLRERGVPEDKRNAVADRFIQQIGLKGFENHWPKQLSGGMQQRCAIARALANDPKILLLDEPFGALDNQTRVLMQEMLLGIWERDQKTVLFVTHDIEEAIFLGSRVLVMSARPGRIKADIKIDLPHPRSYKIKTSPEFVALKERLVEEIRAEALKVAAEA
- a CDS encoding ABC transporter substrate-binding protein, which translates into the protein MRKFGLLALTAALLASTSAFADDVKVGIGISGWTGFAPLTLAKEAGIFKKNGLDVTIKKIPQKDRHLAIAAGDVQCAATTVETWISWNANGVATKQIFQLDKSYGADGMAVRNDIASIKDLKGKTVAASAPGTSPYFGLAWMLKKNGLTVKDVTIVNLEPAAAAQAFVSGQNDAAMTYEPYLSTVRAAPDKGKIIATTLDYPMVMDTFGCTPKFLTENPKAAKALADSYYEALDLIGKDQAKAYEIMGADVKQTGEQFGNSAKYLRWQDKAASQKFFETEFKTFNKDAADLLLEVGIIKQIPNVEDLYDASFIK
- a CDS encoding PQQ-binding-like beta-propeller repeat protein, with translation MARAQAEIIREYGPFDGAERVNGVSYDGEQVWIATGGSIKAFDPADGTVRKSLDVPSHAGTAFDGRHLYQIAEDRIHKVDPDNGRVLATIPAPSGGGDSGLAWAEGSLWVGAYRDRKIHQIDPATGQILRSIPCTRFVTGVTWVDGELWHGTWEDDVSDIRHIDPATGEVLDQLDMPAGAGVSGMESDGGETLYCGGGGSATVRAIRRPKRARG
- a CDS encoding ABC transporter substrate-binding protein — encoded protein: MTKLTRRSLLGAGAAIGGSFILPRVSIAQSDNRPSVTIAVQKVTNSNVLDVLREQSNVGERVFYSSLWESLISKNFRGNLEAVPGLATEWKRIDDQTVELKLRQGVKFHNGDEMTSEDVVFSFSRERMFGDSEAKSRTTIKAFEKIPTPRPGKELPPDVIGVARRMWPDLVRVDAVDKYTVRFVNATPDVTIEGRLMRYGSDIMSRRGWEEAASYLDWARKPITTGPYKIVEFKPDVSLTLEAHDEYWGGRPPLKRIRFVEVPEVASRINGLLSGEYQFACDIPPDQIAGIEKNSAFEVQGGTILNHRLTVFDKNHPQLANPLVRRAFTHAIDRQAIVDSLWAGRTRVPKGLQWEFYGDMFIADWSVPAFDPKLAQDLLKQAGYKGDPIPYRLLNNYYTNQVATAQVLVEMWQAVGLNVQIETKENWSQILERAPTRAVRDWSNSAAFNDPVSSLVAQHGPNGQQQQVGEYTNAELNKLSEFLETSTDRAARKKAFGRMLEIAEREDPAYTVLHQNATFTAKPKSIKWKASPAFAMDFRSGNYGA
- a CDS encoding formimidoylglutamate deiminase; the encoded protein is MASLHFASALLPNGWAEDVQVVISNGAIASVSAGVPPTLHDEQHEVAIPGIASLHSHAFQRGMAGLAEISGPSTDTFWTWRETMYRFALSMRPEDVEAVATLLYVEMLERGFTRVGEFHYLHHDRDGTPYADVAEMAVRIAAAAQTSGIGLTLLPSFYAHGGFGGAAAHDGQRRFICDVDRFEKLLTASRKAISFLRGANLGIAPHSLRAVAPDELNALLALADGGPIHIHAAEQVKEVEDCLAWSSRRPVQWLLDHHDLNDRWCLIHATHMTADETAALAKSGATAGLCPVTEASLGDGIFPARDYLRASGRIGIGTDSNVLVGVTDELRQLEYGQRLTHRERNVLTSGPDASTGRTLFDAALAGGVQALTQSVAGLQTGARADIVTLDLSHPSLAGRTQDALLDGWIFATSHDAIDCVWAGGAKLVQGGQHRSREAARRGFNTAVRRLLA